A DNA window from Carassius gibelio isolate Cgi1373 ecotype wild population from Czech Republic chromosome A6, carGib1.2-hapl.c, whole genome shotgun sequence contains the following coding sequences:
- the zgc:172121 gene encoding homocysteine S-methyltransferase YbgG isoform X1, with protein sequence METSPFILDGGLATELEASGFRLQGDPLWSARILHTNPQAIKDVHFRFLKSGSDVITTATYQASIEGFVKYLGVRPEEAQQMIISGVQLAKETVREFLSHSPISEDRREPVVAGSVGPYGAFLHDGSEYTGAYEDKMTMEELKDWHRPQIQCLVKAGADLVAMETIPGLKEAEALVEVLREFPEAKAWLSFSCKDFQNISSGRRFSEAVQVACRSSQLVAVGVNCCPAPLVKPLLESAKSHKKADLSWVVYPNSGEGWDPKTGWKNEKRTSFAKLSLDWKEQGALWIGGCCRVGPADITELKQQHDII encoded by the exons ATGGAAACCAGTCCGTTCATTCTAGACGGAGGTCTGGCGACAGAACTTGAAGCAAGTGGATTTCGGTTGCAG GGAGATCCCCTATGGAGTGCAAGGATTTTGCATACAAACCCACAGGCCATTAAGGACGTACATTTCAG ATTTCTTAAAAGCGGTTCTGATGTCATAACAACAGCCACATATCAGGCCAGCATTGAGGGATTCGTGAAATATCTTGGTGTCCGGCCTGAGGAGGCTCAGCAGATGATAATATCAGGGGTTCAGCTGGCAAAAGAGACCGTCCGTGAGTTCCTGTCTCACTCACCCATATCAG AAGACAGAAGAGAGCCTGTGGTTGCAGGTTCAGTGGGACCATATGGGGCATTTTTACATGATGGGTCTGAGTATACAGGGGCCTATGAGGACAAGATGACAATGGAG GAGCTGAAAGACTGGCATCGTCCACAGATCCAGTGCTTAGTAAAAGCCGGAGCTGATCTTGTTGCCATGGAGACCATTCCAGGTCTCAAAGAGGCGGAGGCTTTGGTGGAAGTCCTCCGAGAATTTCCAGAAGCTAAAGCCTGGCTTTCCTTTTCTTGTAAG GACTTTCAGAATATTTCAAGCGGGAGGAGATTTTCTGAGGCGGTTCAGGTGGCTTGTAGGTCCTCACAGCTGGTTGCAGTGGGGGTGAACTGCTGTCCCGCTCCGTTAGTGAAACCACTTCTAGAGTCAGCCAAGTCACACAAGAAAGCAGATTTGAGCTGGGTGGTCTACCCTAATAGTGGAGAAGGATGGGACCCCAAGACCGG ATGGAAAAACGAGAAACGGACATCATTTGCCAAACTAAGTCTCGACTGGAAAGAACAAGGGGCTTTGtggattg GTGGCTGCTGTCGTGTTGGTCCTGCTGATATAACTGAGCTGAAACAGCAACATGACATCATTTAG
- the zgc:172121 gene encoding homocysteine S-methyltransferase YbgG isoform X2 has translation METSPFILDGGLATELEASGFRLQGDPLWSARILHTNPQAIKDVHFRFLKSGSDVITTATYQASIEGFVKYLGVRPEEAQQMIISGVQLAKETVREFLSHSPISDRREPVVAGSVGPYGAFLHDGSEYTGAYEDKMTMEELKDWHRPQIQCLVKAGADLVAMETIPGLKEAEALVEVLREFPEAKAWLSFSCKDFQNISSGRRFSEAVQVACRSSQLVAVGVNCCPAPLVKPLLESAKSHKKADLSWVVYPNSGEGWDPKTGWKNEKRTSFAKLSLDWKEQGALWIGGCCRVGPADITELKQQHDII, from the exons ATGGAAACCAGTCCGTTCATTCTAGACGGAGGTCTGGCGACAGAACTTGAAGCAAGTGGATTTCGGTTGCAG GGAGATCCCCTATGGAGTGCAAGGATTTTGCATACAAACCCACAGGCCATTAAGGACGTACATTTCAG ATTTCTTAAAAGCGGTTCTGATGTCATAACAACAGCCACATATCAGGCCAGCATTGAGGGATTCGTGAAATATCTTGGTGTCCGGCCTGAGGAGGCTCAGCAGATGATAATATCAGGGGTTCAGCTGGCAAAAGAGACCGTCCGTGAGTTCCTGTCTCACTCACCCATATCAG ACAGAAGAGAGCCTGTGGTTGCAGGTTCAGTGGGACCATATGGGGCATTTTTACATGATGGGTCTGAGTATACAGGGGCCTATGAGGACAAGATGACAATGGAG GAGCTGAAAGACTGGCATCGTCCACAGATCCAGTGCTTAGTAAAAGCCGGAGCTGATCTTGTTGCCATGGAGACCATTCCAGGTCTCAAAGAGGCGGAGGCTTTGGTGGAAGTCCTCCGAGAATTTCCAGAAGCTAAAGCCTGGCTTTCCTTTTCTTGTAAG GACTTTCAGAATATTTCAAGCGGGAGGAGATTTTCTGAGGCGGTTCAGGTGGCTTGTAGGTCCTCACAGCTGGTTGCAGTGGGGGTGAACTGCTGTCCCGCTCCGTTAGTGAAACCACTTCTAGAGTCAGCCAAGTCACACAAGAAAGCAGATTTGAGCTGGGTGGTCTACCCTAATAGTGGAGAAGGATGGGACCCCAAGACCGG ATGGAAAAACGAGAAACGGACATCATTTGCCAAACTAAGTCTCGACTGGAAAGAACAAGGGGCTTTGtggattg GTGGCTGCTGTCGTGTTGGTCCTGCTGATATAACTGAGCTGAAACAGCAACATGACATCATTTAG